The sequence ttaatcaatttgtcaattagctatccaatactttatttctacttggacattgtgaaacaggcccttagtacTTTCATATTAAATGTGAAATCTTAGACAAATCAAGCTCTGGATTTGACAGCAAATGTAGATGGGCTAAATGATTTCGTATATTACTCGACGCGACCACAACACAAGGCACAGTATAGCGCATCTATTGCAGCTGTCAGAGTAGGGGGAGGtggctgcgtagccaacatgcaaatcgcttacgctccgtagcgaaacgcaactgtcactgtcgcactaatatgaaagagtgatagagagacacaaagtgTTTCCTTGTCATAGCAATAGTCACCTTGGCTAGACCAGCTCTTGACTTTATTTATATCCCTTCTACAATTCAACTTGAACAGAACTGAGGAAACAAAGTAAGGTAGTGACATTGTAAACTTCATATTTTCATTGATGAATTGATGACACAACCACACTATGTCATTGCAAAAGCCATGCAGAAttagcttgatctgactctacAATAAATAGCTCATTCCATGTAAGTTCTTTGTAGTTAAGTCATCcaggtttattaaaataaaatacatgaatGCAATATTGTAGCTTAAATGTTTACTTACttgtaacataatataataacaataaacacaTGACAAGTCATTATCCTTAATTAACTTATGATTAAAATCTCATATGAGATTGGAATTCaattgaacaaaaaaatactgATCCAAAAATGTAACATTAAAACTGTAGCAAAGCCCTAGCGGCGTCTCCTCCTTGGACCAGAATCATCTTCTGTATTACGCGCCCCTGATGTATGCCTTCTCTTACATTGCTCGGGTTGTCTCTTTCTGCGTCGAAACCTAGTTTCCTCTTCTGAACTTTGATCATCAGATGAATTTCTTCTCCTGCACTGTTTGTGGTGTCTCTTTCTGTCAGGCACCACAGGTTCATCATCTTGAGGTTCTTCTGAAGACTGCCTTCGGCGTTGCTTGTGGAACTGACAGCATCTGCATTTGTCCATATTAGGGACAAAATGATCTATTTTATCAGGCAAGGCTTCTACAAGTTGTGACAGTCTTCTACTTTCAAACAAGACAAGCTCTGTAGGTGGTATAGCGTGCAGAGCTTCCCGCACTCCCATATTTCGTGGCAAGAACATTTCCCTTCTATGTTGGATGACTTGTGACCGTCTTCCACAAACATATTGTAATAAATCATCAGAAATCTTTTTGTACTGAGAATTGGCTGACTGCAATGAATTCTGAACGGTATTTCTCACTTCTACCGGTAAACCATCTATAGTACTCTGTAGTATTTTCTTCTGTTTCAAGAGCCCATGTGTCACGGCTGCAAGAGTTTGATCAAACCTCTGCAGCATATCAAATGACTTGCATCTGGGAGTCAAACTTTCAAGCTCATGGTTCACATGCAATGCACAGAAAGGTGTTGTGGATTCAAACTGTCTCTTTGTCTCTGCATATCTCACAGTTTTCCATAGCGGGCCTAATTTCTGTACATCTTTACCCTGTTGAGCCACATCTGGTTCAGGGCTAAGGATCTTAGGTTCGGACACAACCACATTAATAGGCCAGTCAAAAATTAGTTCCCTTGCTCGAGCATCTTCCTGATTACTGGGGGCTTCATTTACATTATCAGCATTGTTTTCTGTTGTAGAATCAGCCATGATCtggaaaaaaaagataattgtgttttaccatgtttgttttgtGATAGTTCTTCGTCTGTAATCTGTATATTGTGAATGAACAGACTTCGTTACTACAATACAAACTATGCGTTCTGTATGCCATGGGATAAAAGTTTGCATGGAACAAAGTTATATTCGTAACATCGGcaattttatacttactttGCTCTTCACTTAAGACAATacagtaatatttttacattaatattcGGCAATATTGTACTGTTCTAAGCATCGAAATAAACCATGAACTTTACAATACAATGTTGTCCTTGATTATCAAATCCTTCTAGTGTGTTCTGTGAAAACgtttaattgtaattatatatcTATAAAGATgaattatattacttaccaGTATTAGTCAGACAGGATTATTCGTTACGTTTTACTAATCAAGGAATAAATCCTATTTAACGAAACATCATAACATAACAGTTTGACACTTTCAGAGGCTTCACaaataattgattgattgaactGAACgacgaacgaaaaaaaaaacttcctgtTATTTCATACAGGAAGTGACCGATTCCATAGCCAATAGACCTCTCTTTTATTTTACAACGCTGCCAACAtcacaaaaataacttttaagtGGCTTACAGACTGCTACATTTGCTacacattatattattttgccACGATAATTTAGCTATATCTGTGATCTGTGATCTGATCATATCTGATCTGTAAATAATAACTGTGATCTGTTAACCCATAAGGATGgctaaaacaaaataacatgCATTGTAGTTGGATCTCACTCAAATTATGTTAAATCTCACCCAGGGCTCTTTAGATAAGGTGTGATAGGTCACAATATCTTTTGTTACAGATCTTCTACTCAGCTGCTCTGCTGTATATGGCCTATGATGCAGCCGGCTCGTTGTGAGAT is a genomic window of Cydia pomonella isolate Wapato2018A chromosome 15, ilCydPomo1, whole genome shotgun sequence containing:
- the LOC133525937 gene encoding uncharacterized protein LOC133525937 yields the protein MADSTTENNADNVNEAPSNQEDARARELIFDWPINVVVSEPKILSPEPDVAQQGKDVQKLGPLWKTVRYAETKRQFESTTPFCALHVNHELESLTPRCKSFDMLQRFDQTLAAVTHGLLKQKKILQSTIDGLPVEVRNTVQNSLQSANSQYKKISDDLLQYVCGRRSQVIQHRREMFLPRNMGVREALHAIPPTELVLFESRRLSQLVEALPDKIDHFVPNMDKCRCCQFHKQRRRQSSEEPQDDEPVVPDRKRHHKQCRRRNSSDDQSSEEETRFRRRKRQPEQCKRRHTSGARNTEDDSGPRRRRR